The Kogia breviceps isolate mKogBre1 chromosome 19, mKogBre1 haplotype 1, whole genome shotgun sequence genome contains the following window.
GGGAGTCTGAGTTGGGTAGGGACGCGGTGACCCAGGACCCTGGAGAGAAAGAGCCCCCCACTACCACCTTCTCGACCTTGGAGTATGTCCACAGCTTCCTCCTGCGAAAGGCAAGAAGAGACACTCTGAATCCAGTTTCCCCAGCGTTCATCGGCCCCTGGAAGCTCTGACCAACCAAGCCAGGGGAACGCAGGGCGTCTTCACACCGCGCCTTTCATCCCCTCTGGATCTCCAAGCACCAACTGGTTCATCACCCTAATGACGCTGACCCTTGTATGAGGCAGCTTTCATGTCAGCCGCCTGGGAGTGCCATCTCAGCATTAAGCCTAGGGAGCGTGGCACAGGGCCCCAGACCCTGCCCTGGAGTTTATAAGGCAGCTCGCGGGGTGAGGTCCCTGCTCCACAGTGTCATCAGTGCTCCCAACCCTCATAAAAACTCTGTGCTCAGCACGCTTGTCTTGCCGAATGCAATCTGGATTGAGAACTCAGAGAGGGCAAGGACACAGCCCTTCGTAGTACTTCCCTTCACCCAAACCAATAATTTTTGTGGACTTGAATTAAATCGGGGTTCCCTGAGGTTAAACTGGGGTAGTTTTaggttaaatttttaaagttaaagggTACTAAAATAAGAATGGCTCAAGggaattttaaaaggatttacCCCGCCCCCCAGACCCCTGACGCCCTTGCTTCTCCAGTAAAACAGTCTGTGCCATTGTCCATAGGCCACTTGCATGGTTCTTCCTGTCACAGGGCTGAGGGAGCTGAAATCACACCTAGCACTGGGGAGTGGAGGGTGGGAGAGGCTCAGGGGTTTGGAAGAGAGAAGTCATTCATCCAGCCAATCATTCAACAGCCCTCTCCAAAGTACCTACTTTGTGCTGGGTTGGGAAAGCGTAGACTCAGACCATCTAACCTGCTTGCCAATGGCTCATGGTCTACAGTCTAATGCAGGAGGCCCATCTGTCTTTAACCATCTACCTCCTTTGTGTTCTCAGCATCTAAAACTCCCAAGTTATCACCAAGTCTTGTTGATTCTCTTACCAAATGTCTCCCAAATCTATCTCCTTTCCATCCCAATTCAGATTCTCATCGTTTTTTGGAAAACTTGGAATACTACCATAGTCTAACTAACCCCAAGTCTCACCTCTCTCCAACCTTCACTCTTTTACCAGAGTGACCCacttaaaagcaaaaactgagCATGTCACTTTGCTGGCATAAGTCCTATCAATGGCTTTCCACTGCTGTTAGGATACAGTTTGAACTCTTTGGCCAACACACAGGCCTTTGATTATTTCGCTCCTTTCTACCATCAATAATGAACCCAAATACTTGTAGTTCCAGTAAATGCCATGACTCTTGCCATATTTCCTCCACCCTTTCCTCCCACACCCTTCAAACTTCAACACGGACCTGACCTCCTCTAGGAAGTTTCCGCAGAGAACGTGATGCCCACTGCCCCCAAGTTAAATGCCCTTGGATGTGCTCCCATAGCACCTCTGTAATAGTTCTTACCATGCTGTACTGTAATTGTTGGTTTAGATGTCTAGCTCCTCTAGATGGTGACGTTCTAATGGGCGGCAATGGTGTCTAATTCCTCCGCTTTTTCTCAGCACGTGGTCCTGTAGCTGGCACAGAAAAGGAGCTCAGAAGACATTGGATGAATAAATGACTGAGTAAACAAAGTGTTACTGTAGTAGCCTTTAGAGAAAGAACATATGGGCATCTGAGGCACCAAAACATCACCCGACCGGTCAAGGGAGCCTAGAACCCTGTGCTCTGGCGACCCAGCCCAGGTCCCAGCCGTCATTTCCCCTCCGGCCTCTGGAGGCGCTGTTCGGCTGGCGCCCGCTCTCCGCGGCCAAAATAGGTCTTGCGGGATGGAAGCTACGGGGCGGGGCCAGACGGAGCCCGGACGGACCCGGAGGAAGATCCGAGTGTTTGCGGCCGTGCTGCCCCACCCGTGGTCCCGGCGCGAGTAGAGGGGCCTGGCCGGGCTGCTGCGAGGGCCCCAAGAGGTACGGAGCTGGGAGGCCGGGATCGACCACTGCTTCCGGACTCTTTAGGTGGCAGGATTCCGATTCCCTCTGGGAGCCCTCTCGTGGGGAAATCTGTTCCGGAGGCCCGCCTAGCAGTCTCTCTTGGGGCATCCTTTAATTGCGGGGCTCACTATATGAGGCCCCTTGCGGGGAGGGGGAGCTGTACTAAGAGTTTCCTCTGGAGAGGTTTCTGTTTAAGATCCCTTTGGGGAGTGATCTCTGTATCTCTCCTCTGGCGGTGGGGGGATCCTTGTCTGGGGCTCCTTCTGGGAAGCCTGTGTTTGGGATGCCTTCGAGGAGATCTCTGTTTGGGACCTCCAAACAGAGAAGGGATTTCTGTGTCTAGGCCTTATCTGGGTTTGTCAgtccaagagaaacaaaatttttctcttttctgaagcgtttttttccttagattccttcactcttttgtttcttgtctgatgtttttcatcTTAGCCATGGCCTTGACTGGGAATTCGAGGGAACTAATTGTCTGATAAGCCATACGGGAAAGTAAAATGTCCTTCCTAATTGTTCACTCTCCCCAGGAAGAGTGGTATAAGACAGATCCACACAAAATAATAGCTCTGCTTATTTCTCCATGGGGTCATGGTTAGAGAGGGAGCTGAGCCAGAGCTCACTTCAGCAACTGGTCCTCCACATCCTGTGCACAGAAAGGAACCTGGCTAGTGGTTCCTTTAAACCAGTGATTCTCTTCCCCCTTTATGGCAACGCTTACTGAGGACCTGCTCTTTGCCAGATACTGGCCTCGTACTGGGAATAAGATGAATAATATACAGCTAACTGTCCAGTAGTGGATATAGACACATCACTTCAGTACACCCAGCCTAGGGTAGCAGACAGGGCCGAACCCCCGAGGCCATGAAGCCACTTCAGAACTTGCGTCCTCAGTCAAGGGAAGTTTGCCCTCGGTTTTGATCCTGCCTCACCGAGTGTGCTTCCGTTCTTCAAGGTTGAAAGCTAAGCATGGGGAAGAGCTGCAAGGTGGTCGTGTGTGGCCAGGCTTCTGTGGGCAAAACTTCAATCCTGGAGCAGCTTCTGTACGGAAACCACGTAGTGGGTGAGTGTTGCTGGGCGTGAGGCATGGTGGAGGAAGTGGAAGAATGAGGAGAGGATTTGATCACAACACGAAAAGGCTAAAGATCGCTCCTGCTGGTCATTATACCGAAAGATCCCAACTCTACAACACTGAGGACATCTGGAAAGAGAAAACCCAATGTCCGAGATAGGAAGGAAAAACTTCTACGTCACACTGTGTTTAGCAAGGTATCAGCGTGAGATTAGAGCTGTTCCCCCAAGTTATTCCGGCCTGGCCAGACTCACAGTCTTTGGCCTTCTCTCCTCAGCCCCCatgttcctttctctccctgtctGGTTGGCCTGTTAGGATATATTCAGTCACTCATGTTTCCAATCTCTTTTCTCCCTAGAAACACGTTTTCTCCTCATTTTGTCCCAGGTTCTGAGATGATTGAGACGCAGGAGGACATCTACGTGGGCTCCATTGAGACTGACCGGGGCGTGCGGGAGCAGGTGCGTTTCTACGACACCCGGGGGCTCCGAGATGGGGCTGAGTTGCCCCGGCACTGCTTCTCCTGCACTGATGGCTATGTCCTGGTCTACAGCACGGACAGCCGAGAGTCCTTTCAGCGCGTGGAGCTGCTCAAGAAGGAGATTGACAAATccaaagacaagaaggaggtgtGTGTGGGAACCCTGGTGGTGAGAGAGAGTGGGCCCTGGGCTGGCTTTGGGAGGCCTGGAAAGGCTGTGTTTTTCACTTATTTGCCAGGATGTGGGTTTAGAGCTGGAGGGCGGAGATGGAGGCCACTGGAGGGTGTCTTCACCCCTAGAGGTGGCCGTATGTTGAGGCAGCTCAACCAAAGAGGCTTCTCCAGTTTAAGATTTCCCCACTAGTCTTTCTTTATAACGGTTCTGTGCTCTCCCCTGTGAAGGCCCTTTTGTTCTCAAATCCCGCTTTAAGCTGCAGGCATTCTGGGAGCGCTTCCTCACCGGTTACTTAGCCAGCAGCTAACTGACTGCCAGTAATGATCAGGCATTGGTAACACGGGGCTTGTAATGGAACTCCTCCAGATGGAGGCCCCCGTCCAGTTTCTAATATAGGAAGAGATGAGACATCAGCCATTGAGACTTTCCCTCTCCTAGGACTCCGAGGTGGAAATGgtggctttttcctttccttcctctgttcaAATTCTGGCCTCCATCTGGCACCCCCTCCAGTAGTTCCATTACAAGCCCAACGTGGTCACTGGCCCTCACAACCATTTCTGAGGTCCATGCTACAGCCACGGGCCTCTACTCTGTCCCTCTTCCCCAGGTTACCATCGTGGTCCTCGGTAACAAGTGTGACCTGCAGGAGCAGCGGCGTGTAGACCCAGATGTTGCTCAGCACTGGGCCAAGTCGGAGAAGGTGAAGCTTTGGGAGGTGTCGGTGGCTGACCGCCGCTCACTGCTGGAGCCCTTTGTCTACCTGGCCAGCAAGATGACCCAGCCCCAGAGCAAGTCTGCCTTCCCCCTCAGCCGCAAGAACAAGGGCAGCGGCTCCTTGGATGGCTGAAGAGCTGCCTTGCCAGCCCTGCAAGATGGgttgaggggaaagggagggggtgtTTTAGGCAAGCTGTCCTTCCCAGTCAAGGGGGGAGCTCCCCACTAGGCCAGGCAGCCGGGCTGTCCCAGGCTCAGGTCACTTTTGCTCCCTCCCAACTCTGGGAAATGCAAGTAGTCTAGGTTAGCGGCCCCCaagccccccagcccccatcctgcTCTATCCTAACAGCAATGGAAAGCCATTGATAGGATTTATGCCAGCAAAGTGATGTgatcagtttttgcttttaagCAGGTCTAGGGTGGTTTTGGATCACTGTCCCTTCTACTGGCCCTGGACAGGAAACAGCTGTGTGTGGAAGTGCCCAGTCTAGGGTCTGATTCCTATCGCAGGGGTCTGACACCTCCGGGTTTCCTGccaatctcacacacacacactcacacgcttATGGCACCAGCCTGGACTCTAGAGAAAGGGCATCCAGgtatctcgtgtgtgtgtgtgtgtgtgtgtgtgtgtgtgtgtgtgtgtgtgtgtgtgtgtgtagatgtgcACAGGTGTGTGTGCTGGTGTTCGGGGCGCCTCCTCTTCCAACACCCTGACCTCTCTCCTGTCCTCTCCTGGGCTGAAAGAAGCTAGTCTCCTGGGAGCAAAGTTTTCTGTTTCAACTCTTCCCCCAGCTGTTTTGCTTCCTCTTCCTGCTCAGGGAGCATTTCCTTGGTTGAGGTGGAATGGAATGCCAACTGGGCTGGGAGTCACCAGCTGGCTTTGTGGCCCTGCGAGGCCTTTCCCCTCTaggggcttcagttttctcatctataaggtGACGGCAGTTGCTTAGATGGTCTAGGTCCTCTCCAGCCCTGTGTGGGTTGTATACTGCCCATGGTTGGGCTGGCTGCACTGTTCCCTTCGCTTCTCCTGTTTCAAGGTGCTATGCCTGTGGCCCTGGAGGCTGGGacactgctccccaccccccaaccaccAGGGGGCAGGAGTGCACTACCCACTCTAGTTGCCAGAGTGGCTGCCCAGTGCCCGATCAGCCGACCTCATGGCCCTGGGGACTGGTCATCACCCTTTCCTATGGTTGTTTTCAGCTGATAGCTGGACTTCTATTTATAAATTACCTGTGTTTATATGCCTGCCGCCATGGTGGAGGCTGGGCAAGGTGCTCGTCTAGCCCTCCCTTCTTACCTCAGATGCCTGAACAGAATAAAGCCGACCAATAGCAGCTTCTCAGGAGCTGCCAGATCTCTGGGGACTCAGAAGGGTGGTTACGCTTCCAACACACTGTAAAGTGAGCTGGTAACCCACAACTTCCCGTGCCCACTTCGTGCTTCTGATGTACACACCTAGCATAGGTGAAGACGCTACAGCCAGGTGGCCTCCAGTACACGCCCCTTCTCCCCAAGATGGGAGAGGCGAGCAGGGTCAGGTGGCCCAGGCTGGGCGAGTTAGGGCGTGTACAGGCTTGGGCTTAAATTGATTTATTGATGCGTTGGACACAATAAAACCACAACTGTTATCAAAAAGTTTCCCACCCTCCCCCCTTTTCTTGTTCTCCCATCGgaaacagctttaaaaaagaaaaaaagatacaggtGGATACTGGCAAAGTCCCATATCGTGGGGTGAGGGTGGCAGTGCTGCTGGGGTGGGATGGAGGTTACGACATT
Protein-coding sequences here:
- the NKIRAS2 gene encoding NF-kappa-B inhibitor-interacting Ras-like protein 2 isoform X1 translates to MGKSCKVVVCGQASVGKTSILEQLLYGNHVVGSEMIETQEDIYVGSIETDRGVREQVRFYDTRGLRDGAELPRHCFSCTDGYVLVYSTDSRESFQRVELLKKEIDKSKDKKEVTIVVLGNKCDLQEQRRVDPDVAQHWAKSEKVKLWEVSVADRRSLLEPFVYLASKMTQPQSKSAFPLSRKNKGSGSLDG
- the NKIRAS2 gene encoding NF-kappa-B inhibitor-interacting Ras-like protein 2 isoform X2 is translated as MSEIGRKNFYVTLCLARNTFSPHFVPGSEMIETQEDIYVGSIETDRGVREQVRFYDTRGLRDGAELPRHCFSCTDGYVLVYSTDSRESFQRVELLKKEIDKSKDKKEVTIVVLGNKCDLQEQRRVDPDVAQHWAKSEKVKLWEVSVADRRSLLEPFVYLASKMTQPQSKSAFPLSRKNKGSGSLDG
- the NKIRAS2 gene encoding NF-kappa-B inhibitor-interacting Ras-like protein 2 isoform X3, whose protein sequence is MIETQEDIYVGSIETDRGVREQVRFYDTRGLRDGAELPRHCFSCTDGYVLVYSTDSRESFQRVELLKKEIDKSKDKKEVTIVVLGNKCDLQEQRRVDPDVAQHWAKSEKVKLWEVSVADRRSLLEPFVYLASKMTQPQSKSAFPLSRKNKGSGSLDG